The sequence below is a genomic window from Salinisphaera sp. T31B1.
ATCGAGTGCGGTGCCAAAGCCTGAGGCCTGACGGAAATCGGCGAGTCCCTCGTCTGCGGATACGAAGCGCGTGGACTCGACGTCGTCCTGGGCCGCGATACGATCGGCCAGGGCGCGCCCGTCAGCGGTGCTCGTGCCGTCGGCCAGGTACAGCGACGCCTGGGCCGCGCGTTGCCAGCCATCGGACAACGACTGCAGGTTGTCGACCAGAACATACAGGCCCGTGGGCAAAGCCAGCGCGATGCCGATCACCAGCGCGGTCAGCAGGCTGGCAAGCCACCGCCGATGCAGCCGCCCGAGACTTTCGATCAGGCAGCGTGCATGCGAGCCGAGCCAGTTCTGTGCCGAGACCGCGCGTGGCTTGTCGGCCGCCCGGACGGACCCGGTGCCCGCTGTATTGCTGCGGGCACGGTCGGTCCGGGCGGCGTGCGACTGACGGCTCGCCCGCACCTTGCCACGTTCGGATCGACGCTCTGGCGGTCGGGCCGGCATCAGCGCAGCTGGCCGTGATCGAGTGCGATCCGGCGATGGCCCATGCGCTCGACCAGATCGATGGCATGAGTGGAGATCATCACGCTCGTGCCGGCCTCGTTAAGGCGTGTGAACAGGCGCATGATGTCGGCCGACAGGGCCGGATCGAGATTGCCCGTCGGCTCGTCGGCGAGAATCAGATAGGGGCGATCGACGACCGCCCGCGCGATACCCACGCGTTGTTGTTCTCCGCCCGACAACGTGATCGGGAACTTGCGCTCGTGCGACAGCAGACCGACCGTATCCAGCGCGGCGCGTACGCGCCGCGCGATGTCACTATGGCCGACCCCGCGGATAACCAATGGCAGGGCGACGTTATCGAATACGGTCCGGTCGAACAGCAGGTTGTAGTTCTGGAAGATCAGACCCAGCCGCTGTCGATAGCGCGGGATCTGACGTCGTTTGACCTGGGCGAGGTTGGTGCCGTTGATGATCACCTGGCCGCGTGTCGGGCGTTCGATCAGGCCGATGAGCTTCATCAGCGTCGACTTGCCGGCACCGGAGTGGCCGGTAAGGAACGCCATCTCGCCGCGTGCCAGGCGCAACGAGACGCCTTCCAGGGCGATCTTGCCCCCCGGGTAGCGCTTGACGACGTCCTTGAACGCGACGATATCGCTGGTCGGCTGGCTCATCCGTCAGCCGCGCTTGAACAATGCATCCATAAAGTTCTCTGCCTCGAACACGCCGAGGTCTTCGACCGACTCGCCCACGCCAATGAAGCGCAACGGCAACCCCAGGGTCTTGGCGATAGCGAACACGATGCCCCCGGCCGCCGTGCCGTCGAGCTTGGTGACCGTGATGCCGGTCACGCCGACGGCCTCGTTGAAGGCCACCGCCTGCTGCAGCGCGTTGCCGCCGGTGGTCGCATCGACCACCAGCATGATCTCGTGCGGCGCCGTGTCATCCTGTTTGCCCAGCACCCGCTTGATCTTCTTGAGTTCGTCCATCAGATGGCCCTGGGTATGCAGCCGGCCGGCGGTATCGGCGATCAGTACATCGATACCGCGGGCCTTGGCCCGGGCAAATGCATCGAAGACCACCGAAGCCGAATCCGCACCGCTGCCCTGGGCAACGACGGG
It includes:
- the ftsE gene encoding cell division ATP-binding protein FtsE, which produces MSQPTSDIVAFKDVVKRYPGGKIALEGVSLRLARGEMAFLTGHSGAGKSTLMKLIGLIERPTRGQVIINGTNLAQVKRRQIPRYRQRLGLIFQNYNLLFDRTVFDNVALPLVIRGVGHSDIARRVRAALDTVGLLSHERKFPITLSGGEQQRVGIARAVVDRPYLILADEPTGNLDPALSADIMRLFTRLNEAGTSVMISTHAIDLVERMGHRRIALDHGQLR